A section of the Citrobacter farmeri genome encodes:
- the proW gene encoding glycine betaine/L-proline ABC transporter permease ProW, which translates to MADQSNPWDTAPATDSAAQSADAWSTPSGTPADSGSADWLTSAPAPAPEHFNIMDPFHKTLIPLDSWVTEGIDWVVTHFRPVFQGIRVPVDYILNGFQQLLLGMPAPVAIIVFALIAWQISGVGMGVATLISLIAIGAIGAWSQAMITLALVLTALLFCVVIGLPMGIWLARSPRAAKIVRPLLDAMQTTPAFVYLVPIVMLFGIGNVPGVVVTIIFALPPIVRLTILGINQVPADLIEASRSFGASPRQMLFKVQLPLAMPTIMAGVNQTLMLALSMVVIASMIAVGGLGQMVLRGIGRLDMGLATVGGVGIVILAIILDRLTQAVGRDSRSRGNRRWYTTGPVGLITRPFTK; encoded by the coding sequence ATGGCTGATCAATCCAATCCATGGGATACCGCACCGGCGACCGATAGCGCCGCACAGTCCGCTGACGCCTGGAGTACGCCGTCAGGGACACCTGCCGACAGCGGCAGCGCAGACTGGCTGACCAGCGCGCCTGCGCCAGCACCAGAGCATTTCAATATTATGGATCCGTTCCATAAAACGCTGATCCCGCTCGACAGTTGGGTTACAGAAGGGATCGACTGGGTAGTCACCCATTTTCGTCCCGTCTTCCAGGGCATCCGTGTTCCGGTGGATTACATCCTTAACGGCTTCCAGCAACTGTTGCTGGGGATGCCGGCACCGGTGGCGATTATCGTATTCGCCCTGATCGCCTGGCAGATTTCCGGCGTTGGGATGGGCGTGGCGACGCTGATTTCCCTGATTGCAATTGGCGCTATCGGTGCCTGGTCGCAGGCGATGATTACGCTGGCTCTGGTGCTGACCGCCCTGCTGTTTTGCGTGGTGATCGGTCTGCCAATGGGGATCTGGCTGGCGCGCAGTCCGCGGGCCGCGAAGATCGTTCGTCCGCTGCTCGACGCGATGCAGACGACGCCAGCGTTTGTCTATCTGGTGCCAATTGTGATGCTGTTTGGCATCGGTAACGTGCCAGGAGTGGTCGTGACGATCATCTTTGCGCTGCCGCCCATTGTGCGTCTGACGATCCTCGGGATTAACCAGGTTCCAGCCGATTTGATCGAAGCGTCACGTTCGTTCGGGGCCAGTCCACGTCAGATGCTGTTCAAAGTTCAGTTACCGCTGGCGATGCCAACCATTATGGCGGGAGTCAACCAGACGCTCATGCTCGCCCTCTCGATGGTCGTGATCGCCTCCATGATTGCCGTTGGCGGTTTAGGTCAGATGGTATTACGCGGTATCGGTCGTCTCGATATGGGACTGGCTACCGTCGGCGGGGTCGGTATTGTGATCCTCGCCATCATTCTGGACCGTCTGACCCAGGCCGTGGGTCGCGACTCTCGTAGTCGGGGTAACCGTCGCTGGTACACCACCGGTCCTGTTGGGCTTATCACACGCCCTTTCACTAAGTAA
- the proV gene encoding glycine betaine/L-proline ABC transporter ATP-binding protein ProV has protein sequence MAIKLEVKNLYKVFGEHPQRAFKYIEKGLSKEHILEKTGLSLGVKDASLAIEEGEIFVIMGLSGSGKSTMVRLLNRLIEPTRGQVLIDGVDIAKISDAELREVRRKKIAMVFQSFALMPHMTVLDNTAFGMELAGVSAEERREKALDALRQVGLENYAHGYPDELSGGMRQRVGLARALAINPDILLMDEAFSALDPLIRTEMQDELVKLQAKHQRTVVFISHDLDEAMRIGDRIAIMQNGEVVQVGTPEEILNNPANDYVRTFFRGVDISQVFSAKDIARRSPVGLIRKTPGFGPRSALKLLQDEDREYGYVIERGNKFVGVVSIDSLKAALSHAQGIEGALIDEPLAVDAQTPLSELLSHVGQAPCAVPVIDEEQQYVGIISKRMLLQTLDREGANNG, from the coding sequence ATGGCAATTAAATTAGAAGTTAAAAATCTATATAAAGTATTTGGAGAGCATCCGCAACGCGCCTTCAAATATATTGAAAAAGGACTTTCAAAAGAACACATTCTGGAAAAAACAGGGCTATCGCTTGGCGTAAAAGACGCCAGTCTGGCCATTGAAGAAGGCGAGATATTTGTCATCATGGGATTATCCGGTTCGGGTAAATCCACAATGGTACGCCTTCTCAATCGCCTGATTGAACCCACCCGCGGACAGGTACTGATCGACGGTGTCGATATCGCAAAAATATCAGATGCCGAACTCCGCGAGGTGCGCAGAAAAAAGATTGCGATGGTTTTCCAGTCATTTGCGCTTATGCCGCACATGACCGTTCTGGACAATACGGCATTCGGCATGGAATTAGCCGGCGTCAGTGCTGAAGAACGTCGCGAAAAAGCGCTGGACGCCCTGCGCCAGGTGGGGCTTGAGAATTACGCCCACGGCTATCCGGATGAACTTTCCGGCGGGATGCGTCAGCGTGTTGGCCTCGCCCGTGCATTAGCCATTAATCCTGACATCTTATTAATGGATGAAGCGTTCTCCGCGCTTGATCCCTTAATTCGTACCGAGATGCAGGATGAACTGGTAAAACTGCAGGCGAAACATCAGCGCACCGTTGTCTTTATTTCCCACGATCTTGATGAAGCGATGCGTATTGGTGACCGAATTGCCATTATGCAGAATGGTGAAGTGGTTCAGGTCGGTACACCGGAGGAAATTCTGAATAATCCGGCAAACGATTATGTCCGTACCTTCTTCCGCGGCGTCGATATTAGCCAGGTCTTTAGCGCGAAAGATATTGCCCGCCGTAGCCCGGTTGGACTGATTCGTAAAACGCCGGGCTTTGGTCCCCGTTCTGCCCTGAAATTATTGCAGGATGAAGACCGGGAATATGGTTACGTCATCGAACGCGGCAATAAATTTGTTGGTGTGGTCTCCATCGACTCATTAAAAGCAGCATTAAGCCATGCCCAGGGCATTGAAGGGGCGCTAATCGACGAACCGCTGGCCGTGGATGCGCAAACCCCACTTAGCGAGTTGCTCTCTCATGTCGGACAGGCGCCGTGCGCGGTGCCGGTTATCGATGAGGAACAACAGTATGTCGGCATTATTTCAAAACGCATGCTGCTACAGACTTTAGATCGCGAGGGGGCAAACAATGGCTGA
- the nrdF gene encoding class 1b ribonucleoside-diphosphate reductase subunit beta produces the protein MTLTRVSAINWNKIQDDKDLEVWNRLTSNFWLPEKVPLSNDIPAWQSLSAAEQQLTIRVFTGLTLLDTIQNIVGAPSLMADSLTPHEEAVLSNISFMEAVHARSYSSIFSTLCQTKDVDAAYAWSEENVPLQQKAQIILAHYASNDPLKKKIASVFLESFLFYSGFWLPMYFSSRGKLTNTADLIRLIIRDEAVHGFYIGYKYQKGMEKLSQPRRDELKDFALDLLMELYDNEVRYTAELYADTAWAEDVNVFLCYNANKALMNLGYETLFPAEMADVNPAILAALSPNADENHDFFSGSGSSYVMGKAVETEDEDWNF, from the coding sequence ATGACATTAACACGCGTGAGCGCCATCAACTGGAATAAGATTCAGGACGACAAGGATTTGGAAGTATGGAACCGTCTGACCAGCAACTTCTGGCTGCCGGAAAAAGTGCCGCTGTCTAACGATATCCCGGCATGGCAAAGTCTGAGCGCCGCCGAGCAACAGCTTACCATCCGCGTCTTCACCGGACTGACGCTGCTCGACACCATCCAGAACATCGTCGGCGCTCCGTCGCTAATGGCGGATTCCCTGACGCCGCACGAGGAGGCGGTGCTGTCGAACATCAGTTTTATGGAAGCGGTGCACGCCCGCTCCTACAGCTCCATCTTCTCTACGCTGTGTCAGACTAAAGATGTCGATGCCGCCTACGCCTGGAGTGAAGAAAATGTACCTTTGCAGCAGAAGGCTCAAATCATCCTCGCGCATTACGCCAGCAACGACCCCTTAAAGAAGAAAATTGCCAGTGTATTTCTGGAATCCTTCCTGTTCTATTCCGGCTTCTGGCTGCCAATGTATTTCTCCAGCCGTGGCAAGCTCACCAACACCGCCGATCTGATCCGGCTGATCATTCGTGATGAAGCGGTTCACGGCTTTTACATTGGTTATAAGTATCAGAAAGGAATGGAAAAACTGTCTCAACCCCGACGTGATGAGCTGAAGGATTTTGCTCTCGATCTCCTGATGGAACTGTACGATAACGAAGTCCGTTATACCGCAGAACTGTATGCGGATACCGCCTGGGCTGAGGATGTTAATGTGTTCCTTTGTTACAACGCCAACAAAGCGTTAATGAACCTGGGCTATGAGACGCTGTTCCCGGCGGAAATGGCGGATGTGAACCCGGCAATCCTTGCCGCACTATCGCCCAACGCTGACGAAAACCACGACTTTTTCTCCGGCTCGGGATCCTCCTATGTAATGGGTAAAGCCGTCGAAACGGAAGACGAAGACTGGAATTTTTAA
- the nrdE gene encoding class 1b ribonucleoside-diphosphate reductase subunit alpha, which produces MATTTAERVTQESLDYHALNAMLNLYDKAGRIQFDKDWQAVEAFFTAHVHPHSVTFASQEERLQTLVREGYYDESVLARYDRAFVVALFARAHASGFRFQTFLGAWKFYTSYTLKTFDGKRYLEHFEDRVVMVALTLAQGDEVLASQLTDEMLSGRFQPATPTFLNCGKQQRGELVSCFLLRIEDNMESIGRAVNSALQLSKRGGGVAFLLSNLREAGAPIKRIENQSSGVIPVMKMLEDAFSYANQLGARQGAGAVYLHAHHPDILRFLDTKRENADEKIRIKTLSLGVVIPDVTFRLAKENAQMALFSPYDVERLYGKPFGDIAISERYDELVADERVRKKYINARDFFQTLAEIQFESGYPYIMYEDTVNRANPIAGRINMSNLCSEILQVNSASTYDENLDYAQTGHDISCNLGSLNIAHTMDSPDFGRTVETAIRGLTAVSDMSHIRSAPSVAAGNAASHAIGLGQMNLHGYLAREGIAYGSPEGLDFTNLYFYTITWHALHTSMLLARERGQTFDGFTQSRYASGEFFTQYLEQDWAPKTEKVRALFARSGITLPTHEMWLHLRDEVMRYGIYNQNLQAVPPTGSISYINHATSSIHPIVSKVEIRKEGKTGRVYYPAPFMTNENLELYQDAYEIGAEKIIDTYAEATKHVDQGLSLTLFFPDTATTRDINKAQIYAWRKGIKSLYYIRLRQLALEGTEIEGCVSCAL; this is translated from the coding sequence TTGGCAACGACAACCGCAGAACGCGTAACGCAGGAATCGCTGGATTACCATGCGCTGAACGCCATGCTGAATCTGTATGATAAAGCAGGTCGTATTCAGTTTGATAAAGACTGGCAGGCGGTTGAGGCCTTTTTTACCGCTCACGTCCATCCTCACTCCGTTACGTTTGCCAGTCAGGAGGAGCGCCTGCAAACGCTGGTACGAGAAGGCTATTACGACGAAAGCGTTTTGGCTCGCTACGATCGTGCTTTTGTGGTGGCGCTGTTTGCCCGCGCCCACGCCAGCGGTTTTCGTTTCCAGACCTTCCTCGGTGCCTGGAAGTTTTACACCAGCTACACGCTGAAAACCTTTGACGGTAAACGCTACCTGGAACACTTTGAAGACCGGGTGGTGATGGTGGCGCTAACGCTCGCGCAGGGTGATGAAGTGCTGGCGTCACAGTTGACCGACGAGATGCTCTCGGGACGTTTCCAGCCCGCCACGCCCACCTTCTTAAACTGTGGAAAACAGCAGCGCGGCGAACTTGTCTCCTGTTTTCTGTTGCGTATTGAAGACAATATGGAGTCGATAGGCCGGGCGGTGAACTCCGCGCTTCAGCTTTCTAAACGCGGCGGCGGCGTGGCGTTTTTACTCTCTAACCTGCGCGAAGCGGGCGCGCCGATCAAGCGCATCGAAAACCAGTCCTCCGGAGTGATCCCGGTGATGAAGATGCTGGAAGATGCCTTTTCCTATGCTAATCAGCTTGGCGCGCGTCAGGGAGCAGGCGCGGTCTATTTGCACGCGCACCATCCGGATATTCTGCGTTTTCTCGATACCAAACGCGAAAACGCCGACGAAAAGATCCGCATCAAGACGCTCTCCCTGGGAGTGGTGATCCCGGACGTTACTTTCCGTCTGGCCAAGGAGAATGCGCAGATGGCGCTGTTTTCGCCCTATGACGTCGAGCGTCTTTACGGTAAGCCCTTTGGCGATATCGCGATAAGCGAACGGTACGACGAACTGGTTGCCGACGAGCGGGTGCGTAAAAAATACATTAACGCCCGCGACTTTTTCCAGACACTGGCAGAAATTCAGTTCGAATCCGGTTATCCCTACATCATGTATGAAGATACGGTGAATCGCGCCAACCCAATTGCGGGTCGCATTAATATGAGCAACCTGTGTTCGGAAATTTTGCAGGTCAACAGCGCCTCTACCTACGATGAGAACCTTGACTACGCGCAGACCGGGCATGACATCTCCTGCAATCTCGGCTCGCTGAATATTGCCCACACCATGGATTCCCCGGACTTTGGCCGGACGGTGGAAACGGCGATTCGCGGGCTGACGGCGGTGTCAGATATGAGCCATATTCGCAGCGCTCCGTCTGTCGCCGCCGGCAATGCGGCCTCCCACGCCATCGGGCTGGGACAGATGAACCTGCACGGCTATCTGGCGCGTGAAGGCATCGCTTATGGTTCGCCAGAAGGACTGGATTTCACTAATCTCTACTTTTACACCATCACCTGGCATGCGCTGCATACGTCGATGCTGCTGGCGCGTGAGCGTGGACAAACCTTTGACGGATTTACGCAGTCGCGCTACGCCAGCGGCGAGTTCTTCACGCAGTATCTGGAGCAGGACTGGGCACCGAAAACCGAGAAAGTCCGTGCGCTGTTTGCCCGTAGCGGCATCACACTGCCAACGCACGAAATGTGGCTGCATCTGCGCGACGAGGTAATGCGCTACGGCATCTACAACCAGAATTTACAGGCGGTGCCGCCAACCGGTTCGATCTCTTATATCAATCATGCGACATCGAGTATTCACCCGATCGTCTCGAAAGTGGAGATCCGCAAAGAGGGTAAAACCGGGCGCGTCTATTACCCGGCCCCGTTCATGACCAATGAGAATCTGGAGCTGTACCAGGACGCGTATGAAATCGGTGCGGAAAAAATCATTGATACCTACGCTGAAGCCACTAAACACGTCGATCAGGGCCTGTCGCTAACGCTGTTTTTCCCCGATACCGCCACCACCCGCGATATCAATAAAGCGCAGATCTACGCCTGGCGAAAAGGTATTAAGTCGCTGTATTACATCCGGTTGCGCCAACTGGCGCTGGAAGGTACTGAAATAGAAGGTTGCGTCTCGTGCGCACTGTAA
- the nrdI gene encoding class Ib ribonucleoside-diphosphate reductase assembly flavoprotein NrdI: protein MNPLVYFSSSSENTHRFMQRLGLPAIRIPLNERERIKVDEPYILVVPSYGGGGTAGAVPRQVIRFLNDAHNRALIRGVIASGNRNFGEAYGRAGEVIAQKCAVPWLYRFELMGTPADIDNVRKGVSEFWQRQPQNA, encoded by the coding sequence ATGAACCCGCTCGTCTACTTCTCCAGCAGCTCCGAAAATACGCACCGCTTCATGCAGCGTCTGGGGCTGCCTGCTATTCGTATTCCGCTGAATGAGCGCGAACGGATCAAGGTAGACGAACCTTACATTCTGGTGGTGCCCTCTTATGGGGGCGGCGGTACGGCTGGCGCGGTCCCGCGACAGGTGATCCGCTTTTTGAATGATGCCCACAACCGGGCGTTAATTCGCGGCGTCATTGCCTCTGGCAATCGTAACTTCGGCGAGGCGTACGGTCGCGCAGGAGAAGTGATCGCTCAAAAATGCGCCGTGCCCTGGCTCTATCGTTTTGAGCTAATGGGAACCCCCGCCGACATCGACAACGTTCGAAAAGGAGTAAGCGAATTTTGGCAACGACAACCGCAGAACGCGTAA
- the nrdH gene encoding glutaredoxin-like protein NrdH, with amino-acid sequence MRITIYTRNDCVQCHATKRAMESRGFEFEMVNVDLVPDAADTLRAQGFRQLPVVIAGETSWSGFRPDMINRLHPEPRVASA; translated from the coding sequence ATGCGCATTACTATTTACACTCGGAATGATTGTGTTCAGTGCCACGCCACCAAACGGGCGATGGAGAGCCGTGGATTTGAATTTGAGATGGTGAACGTCGATCTGGTACCCGACGCGGCGGATACCCTGCGTGCCCAAGGTTTTCGTCAGTTGCCGGTCGTCATTGCCGGTGAGACCAGTTGGTCCGGGTTCCGGCCGGATATGATCAACCGTCTGCATCCTGAACCCCGGGTGGCCAGCGCATGA
- a CDS encoding carboxymuconolactone decarboxylase family protein has protein sequence MTTLRQPYYELSPEVYNALVQAKTALENSALDTTLMELIYLRISQINGCAFCLEMHSKALRKSGVAQSKLDALAGWRVSHHFSEQEQAALAWAESVTDIARTHAEDDVYLPLLVHFSAREISDLTFAIGLMNCFNRLAVGMRM, from the coding sequence ATGACGACCTTACGCCAGCCCTACTATGAACTCAGCCCTGAAGTCTATAACGCCCTGGTACAGGCGAAAACGGCACTGGAAAACAGCGCGCTGGATACCACGTTAATGGAGTTGATTTATCTGCGTATTTCGCAGATCAACGGCTGCGCGTTTTGTCTGGAGATGCACAGCAAGGCGCTGCGTAAATCGGGTGTCGCGCAAAGCAAACTGGACGCGCTGGCCGGTTGGCGGGTCAGCCATCATTTCAGCGAGCAAGAGCAAGCGGCGCTGGCGTGGGCGGAATCGGTGACCGATATCGCCAGAACCCATGCCGAAGATGACGTTTATCTGCCGCTGCTCGTGCATTTCAGCGCGCGCGAAATTAGCGACCTGACCTTTGCGATCGGCCTGATGAACTGCTTCAATCGCCTGGCCGTGGGAATGCGGATGTAA
- a CDS encoding PLP-dependent aminotransferase family protein — MPRYKQIARQLKLAIEHGELKPGARLPSSRTWSQELGISRSTVENAYAELVAQGWLERRGQAGTFISARLQPEQVLGEPVVFAGESTIPQPFQMGLPALDLFPRDIWARVMGRRLRTQTRFDLALGDVCGEAALRQAIVDYLRVSRSIECLPEQIFITSGYAASMTLILRALAAPGDGMWIEDPGFPLIRPVIEQENVALLPVPVDDDGLNVAAGIRDYPDARFALLTPAHQSPLGVALALSRRHQLLEWASTSQAWIIEDDYDSEFRYHGKPLPPLKSLDAPQRVIYAGTFSKSLFPALRCAWLVVPINQVGCFRQQARQMACSVPLLWQQTLADFIRDGHFWRHLKKMRLHYAQRRQWIERALGEQGFQVVPQQGGIQLVIAVEGDDIAPVRKANEAGLAVQALSRWRVKSSGQGGMLLSFTNITSPEMASQVAQRLRRATQTVF; from the coding sequence ATGCCGCGCTACAAGCAAATTGCCCGTCAGTTAAAGCTCGCCATTGAACACGGGGAACTCAAGCCCGGTGCCAGACTGCCATCCAGTCGTACCTGGTCGCAGGAGCTGGGTATTTCGCGCTCGACGGTAGAAAACGCCTATGCGGAGCTGGTGGCGCAGGGCTGGCTCGAGCGGCGAGGGCAGGCGGGAACGTTTATCAGCGCACGGTTGCAGCCGGAGCAGGTGCTCGGTGAACCGGTGGTCTTTGCCGGGGAAAGCACGATCCCTCAGCCTTTTCAGATGGGGCTTCCCGCGCTGGATCTCTTTCCGCGAGACATCTGGGCGCGGGTGATGGGACGAAGATTACGCACGCAGACGCGTTTTGATCTGGCGCTCGGCGATGTATGCGGTGAAGCCGCGTTGCGCCAGGCGATCGTGGACTATCTGCGCGTGTCGCGCAGTATTGAATGTCTGCCTGAGCAGATTTTTATCACTTCCGGTTATGCGGCTTCGATGACCCTCATTCTGCGCGCGCTGGCCGCACCGGGTGACGGCATGTGGATTGAAGATCCCGGTTTCCCGCTGATCCGTCCGGTCATTGAGCAGGAAAACGTCGCGCTGCTGCCGGTTCCGGTCGATGACGACGGGCTGAATGTGGCAGCCGGGATCCGCGACTATCCGGATGCGCGTTTTGCGCTGCTCACTCCGGCCCATCAAAGTCCGCTTGGCGTCGCGCTGGCGTTATCCCGGCGTCATCAACTCCTTGAGTGGGCATCCACTTCCCAGGCGTGGATCATCGAGGATGATTACGACAGTGAGTTTCGTTATCACGGCAAACCGCTGCCGCCGCTGAAAAGTCTGGATGCGCCGCAGCGGGTGATTTACGCCGGTACGTTCAGCAAGTCGTTGTTCCCCGCATTGCGCTGTGCGTGGCTGGTGGTGCCAATAAACCAGGTGGGATGCTTTCGCCAGCAGGCGCGACAGATGGCCTGTAGCGTACCGCTACTTTGGCAGCAAACGCTGGCGGATTTTATCCGCGATGGTCATTTCTGGCGGCATCTGAAAAAAATGCGTCTGCATTATGCGCAGCGAAGACAATGGATCGAAAGGGCGCTTGGCGAGCAGGGATTTCAGGTTGTTCCTCAACAGGGTGGAATACAGTTGGTGATTGCGGTTGAGGGTGATGATATCGCGCCCGTGCGCAAAGCCAATGAGGCGGGTCTGGCGGTTCAGGCCTTAAGCCGCTGGCGGGTAAAGTCGTCCGGACAGGGAGGGATGCTGTTGTCATTCACTAACATTACCTCTCCGGAAATGGCGAGTCAGGTAGCACAGCGGTTACGTCGGGCCACTCAGACCGTTTTTTAG
- a CDS encoding DUF883 domain-containing protein → MFNRPNRNDVDDDVQDIHKDVNQLADSLEAVLKSWGSDAKDEADAARHKAQALLKETRAKMHGRTRVQQAARDAVGCADTFVRDKPWCSIGTAAAVGIFVGALLSLRR, encoded by the coding sequence ATGTTTAACCGACCGAACCGAAACGACGTAGATGATGACGTGCAGGATATTCACAAGGACGTCAATCAATTGGCCGATAGTCTGGAAGCCGTATTGAAGTCATGGGGCAGCGATGCGAAGGATGAAGCGGATGCCGCACGGCATAAAGCGCAGGCGCTGCTGAAAGAGACGCGGGCGAAAATGCATGGTCGGACGCGCGTGCAACAGGCTGCCCGGGATGCCGTAGGCTGCGCCGATACGTTTGTACGCGATAAGCCCTGGTGTAGCATCGGTACGGCGGCGGCGGTGGGGATCTTTGTCGGCGCGTTGCTGAGCCTTCGTCGCTAA
- a CDS encoding DUF2002 family protein — MYLRPDEVARVLEKVGFTVDVVTQKTYGYRRGENYVYVNREARMGRTALVIHPTLKERSSSLAEPASDIKTCDHYQHFPLYLAGDTHEHYGIPHGFSSRIALERYLNGLFGEAN, encoded by the coding sequence ATGTATTTACGACCTGACGAGGTGGCGCGCGTACTTGAAAAAGTGGGGTTTACCGTCGATGTGGTGACACAGAAAACGTACGGTTATCGACGTGGCGAGAATTATGTCTATGTTAATCGCGAAGCGCGTATGGGGCGCACCGCGCTGGTGATCCATCCGACATTAAAAGAGCGCAGTTCATCGCTGGCTGAACCGGCGTCGGATATTAAAACCTGCGATCATTATCAGCATTTTCCGCTTTATTTAGCCGGGGACACACATGAACACTATGGTATTCCCCACGGGTTTAGTTCGCGTATTGCGCTTGAGCGCTATTTGAATGGACTGTTTGGCGAGGCGAATTAA
- the alaE gene encoding L-alanine exporter AlaE — protein sequence MFSPQSRLRHAVADTFAMVVYCSVVNMLIEIFLSGMTFEQSLSSRLVAIPVNILIAWPYGMYRDLFMKASRKVGSAGWVKNLADVLAYVTFQSPVYVAILLTVGADWHQITAAVSSNIVISMLMGAVYGYFLDYCRRLFKVSRYQQVKA from the coding sequence ATGTTCTCACCGCAGTCACGCTTGCGTCATGCTGTAGCAGACACGTTCGCGATGGTTGTTTATTGTTCTGTCGTGAACATGCTGATCGAGATATTTCTCTCCGGAATGACCTTTGAGCAATCACTTTCTTCCAGACTGGTCGCCATTCCGGTCAATATTCTGATCGCCTGGCCCTACGGAATGTATCGCGATCTCTTTATGAAGGCCTCGCGTAAAGTAGGTTCTGCAGGATGGGTGAAAAACCTGGCGGACGTGCTGGCTTATGTCACGTTCCAGTCCCCGGTTTATGTCGCTATTTTGCTAACGGTAGGCGCTGACTGGCATCAAATTACCGCCGCAGTCAGTTCTAATATCGTGATATCGATGTTGATGGGGGCGGTATATGGCTATTTCCTCGATTACTGCCGCCGTCTGTTTAAAGTGAGCCGCTACCAGCAGGTCAAAGCCTGA
- the stpA gene encoding DNA-binding protein StpA, with protein sequence MNLMLQNLNNIRTLRAMSREFSIDVLEEMLEKFRVVTKERREEEERLQRQRAEQQEKINTLLELMKADGISPEELFGGEAATARTGKKRQPRPAKYRYTDLNGQSKTWTGQGRTPKPIAQALAAGKSLDDFLI encoded by the coding sequence ATGAATTTGATGTTACAGAACTTAAATAATATTCGTACACTACGCGCAATGTCTCGCGAATTCTCCATTGACGTTCTTGAAGAAATGCTGGAGAAATTCAGGGTCGTCACTAAAGAAAGACGTGAAGAAGAAGAACGATTACAGCGCCAGCGTGCTGAACAGCAGGAGAAAATTAATACCTTGCTGGAACTGATGAAGGCCGACGGAATTAGTCCGGAAGAGTTATTTGGTGGTGAAGCCGCGACCGCGCGAACAGGTAAAAAACGTCAGCCGCGTCCGGCGAAATATCGCTATACCGATCTTAATGGGCAAAGCAAAACCTGGACTGGTCAGGGACGTACACCAAAACCAATTGCCCAGGCTCTGGCAGCAGGGAAATCTCTGGACGACTTTCTGATCTAA
- a CDS encoding rhodanese family protein, giving the protein MTIGTISPRDAKARIEQGARLIDIREADEYLREHIPQAHLAPLSALEQGGFPARLQGEPVIFHCQSGKRTQNNAAKLQALAAPAEALLLEGGIDGWKAAGYPTAEDKSQPLPLMRQVQIAAGGLALLGVVLGYSVSSGFFLLSGFVGAGLLFAGLTGFCGMARLLDKMPWNRRSQ; this is encoded by the coding sequence ATGACCATTGGGACGATTTCCCCACGCGACGCAAAGGCCCGTATTGAGCAAGGCGCCAGACTGATTGATATTCGCGAGGCTGACGAATACCTGCGTGAACATATTCCGCAGGCCCATCTCGCACCGTTGTCTGCCCTGGAACAGGGAGGCTTTCCAGCCAGACTGCAGGGTGAGCCAGTTATCTTTCATTGTCAGTCCGGGAAACGGACGCAAAACAATGCCGCTAAATTGCAGGCTCTTGCCGCGCCAGCAGAAGCCTTACTGTTGGAAGGGGGCATTGATGGCTGGAAAGCAGCGGGTTACCCCACCGCAGAAGATAAATCACAGCCGCTTCCGCTCATGCGCCAGGTACAAATTGCAGCAGGTGGACTGGCGTTACTGGGCGTTGTGTTGGGGTACAGCGTCAGCAGTGGCTTCTTTCTGCTCAGCGGGTTTGTGGGCGCGGGACTCCTGTTTGCCGGACTGACAGGCTTTTGCGGCATGGCGCGCCTGCTCGACAAAATGCCGTGGAACCGTCGTTCTCAATAA
- a CDS encoding ArsR/SmtB family transcription factor: MNELEQLQASAEQAATLLKAMSNPKRLLILCMLCGSPGTSAGDLARATGLSPSATSQHLAKMREEGLIDSQRDAQRILYFIKNAAVNSLIATLKNVYCP; the protein is encoded by the coding sequence ATGAACGAACTTGAACAACTCCAGGCCAGCGCTGAACAGGCGGCGACTCTACTGAAAGCGATGAGCAACCCTAAGCGACTGCTGATCCTGTGTATGCTTTGCGGCTCACCGGGTACCAGCGCGGGAGATCTGGCGCGCGCCACTGGGCTAAGCCCGTCGGCCACCTCACAGCATCTGGCGAAAATGCGCGAAGAAGGTCTGATTGACAGCCAGCGCGACGCCCAGCGCATTCTCTATTTCATTAAAAATGCAGCGGTGAATTCACTCATTGCCACATTGAAAAACGTCTATTGTCCATAA